In the Desulfuromonas sp. DDH964 genome, AGCAACAAACCATCGGCGAGTTCGTCGCGGCAGATTACCGGACCGCGACCGTTTTCGAAAAATACGGCATCGACTTCTGCTGCGGCGGCCAGGTAAGTCTCGCCGCGGCCTGCCAGGAAAGAGGCCTTGATCCGGGGGCGATCGCAGCGGAGCTGGCGGCGCAACGGACGGCGCCGCTGGACCGGAGTCAGAACTTCGGAGCCTGGGAACTCCCCTTCCTGGCGGATTACATCATCAACACCCACCATGCCTATCTCCACCAGGAGACGGGCCAGATCGCCGCCTACACCCGGAAGATCGCCGGCGTTCATGGCGGCCATCACCCCGAGGTACTGGAAATCGCGGCGCTATTCGACCGGATCGCCGCCGACATGACGGGGCATCTCCGCGCAGAGGAAGAGGTCCTCTTCCCGGCCATCCGGCGCCTGGCTGCGGCGGGGCAGAATGGCTCGCTTTCCCGCGCCGCGGACCGTACCCTCATCAAGAGGGCCCTGGAGACTCTCCACGGCGAGCACGAAGCGATCGGTGCCGCGGCCCATGCCATCCGCGAGCTTGCCGGGGGATATGCCATCCCGCCCGGCGTCTGCAGCACCTTCGTGGTCAGCTACCGCAAACTCAAGGAATTCGAGGACGATCTGCACAAGCACGTTCATCTCGAAAACAACATCCTTTTCCTGAAGGCAGCCGAACTTTAGCCGGTGGCACGGGGCCACCTGCGAACACGAAACAGGA is a window encoding:
- the ric gene encoding iron-sulfur cluster repair di-iron protein, which gives rise to MNTVQKLPDVATQQQTIGEFVAADYRTATVFEKYGIDFCCGGQVSLAAACQERGLDPGAIAAELAAQRTAPLDRSQNFGAWELPFLADYIINTHHAYLHQETGQIAAYTRKIAGVHGGHHPEVLEIAALFDRIAADMTGHLRAEEEVLFPAIRRLAAAGQNGSLSRAADRTLIKRALETLHGEHEAIGAAAHAIRELAGGYAIPPGVCSTFVVSYRKLKEFEDDLHKHVHLENNILFLKAAEL